In the Flavobacteriales bacterium genome, GCCTTTGCTATTCAAAACACTTTTCAGCTCAAAGTCTGTTCTCCTAGAGATTATTTCCATAACCCTTTCTTCTCCATTCAAAACTATGGTTGAATGATAAACCTTAACCCTCGTATCCCTAACTGAGCTAGCTGAAAAATCAACGTCAACATCAGCAAAGGACTCTTGGAAATCAGCATGACTTACATGCCAACAGTCTAAATAACAATTCAATTTCTGTGTAATAACTAAAGTGTCATGAATGAACTTTTCTGCCATTCTATCATTAGGAAGCCAGGCTGGATAATCTCTGTTATTGTAAAAAAACACATAACACAATAGGCATCCGAAAAAGATACCTATCCCAAATAAAAACAATCTTCTTACAAAAGGCATAATTATAAAGCGGCCATTAATAAATCTATATCCTTGTAAGGCAAATCCAAAATCTCACCTACATCTCTATTGGTAAGTATCCCTTTATAGAGATAAATACCGTTTCTAAAACCAATATCGTTTCTCATGGTTTGTTTAAAACCTCCCATTTCGCACATCTGTATAAGAATTGGCGCAAAAATATTACTTAATGCATAAGAAGCTGTTCTTG is a window encoding:
- a CDS encoding alanine dehydrogenase: RAPNGLTPCVVTEGMVERMKDGSVIIDVSIDQGGCFETSEATTHDNPIIEKFGVKHYCVPNIASRVSRTASYALSNIFAPILIQMCEMGGFKQTMRNDIGFRNGIYLYKGILTNRDVGEILDLPYKDIDLLMAAL